Proteins found in one Alphaproteobacteria bacterium genomic segment:
- the paaG gene encoding 2-(1,2-epoxy-1,2-dihydrophenyl)acetyl-CoA isomerase PaaG, with translation MAYNTILYEVGEGYAAITLNRPEKLNAITAELHGEFREALAHVAEDAKIRALLLTGAGRGFCAGQDLNDRATAPGDAPHDLGQTLDTLYNPLIRGLRALPKPVISAVNGVAAGAGANLALACDIVLAARSARFIQAFCRLGLVPDSGGTYFLPRLAGQARAMGLALLGEPLLAERAEEIGLIWRCVDDDKLAEEARKLARHLATQPTMGLALTKQAINASWANNLDRQLDLERDLQRVAGRTEDYREGVKAFLEKRQPNFKGR, from the coding sequence ATGGCATACAACACGATCCTCTACGAGGTAGGCGAAGGATATGCGGCGATCACGCTTAATCGGCCCGAAAAGCTCAACGCAATCACAGCCGAACTTCACGGCGAGTTTCGCGAGGCGCTTGCGCACGTCGCCGAGGACGCGAAGATTCGCGCTCTTCTTCTGACCGGGGCCGGCCGCGGCTTCTGTGCTGGCCAGGACCTGAACGATCGCGCGACCGCACCTGGGGATGCCCCGCACGACCTCGGCCAAACCCTCGATACGCTTTACAATCCCCTGATCCGCGGCTTGCGGGCACTTCCGAAGCCGGTGATCTCAGCCGTCAACGGTGTTGCCGCGGGGGCTGGAGCCAATCTCGCGCTCGCTTGCGACATCGTGCTCGCCGCTCGCTCGGCGCGTTTCATTCAGGCATTTTGCCGCCTCGGCCTCGTGCCCGATTCGGGCGGAACTTATTTCCTCCCGCGCCTTGCAGGCCAGGCGCGCGCGATGGGCCTCGCCCTCCTTGGCGAACCCCTCCTGGCCGAACGGGCGGAGGAAATTGGACTGATTTGGCGGTGCGTCGACGACGACAAGCTTGCTGAAGAAGCGCGAAAGCTCGCACGACATCTTGCAACGCAACCGACCATGGGCCTTGCCCTTACGAAGCAGGCGATCAATGCATCCTGGGCCAACAATCTCGACCGTCAGCTCGATCTGGAGCGCGATCTGCAACGGGTCGCGGGACGGACGGAGGACTACCGGGAGGGCGTCAAAGCCTTTCTCGAGAAGCGTCAGCCGAACTTCAAGGGACGATGA
- a CDS encoding phenylacetic acid degradation protein PaaY: MVRVFAIDGVTPYVHPEAYVHPTASLIGDVFVEAGCYVGPGASLRGDFGRLLMRRGSNLQDNCIVHGFPGTETEIGEDGHIGHGAVIHGCRIGRNALVGMSAVIMDGAKVGEDAIVAALSFVKAGFEVPPATLVAGIPARVLRPLTEKEKAWKIQGTREYQELAVRSLRTMTATEALATLDDVRLAQRTKGETDLVPLYRARQG; encoded by the coding sequence ATGGTCCGCGTCTTTGCGATCGACGGTGTGACGCCTTATGTCCACCCGGAAGCCTATGTGCATCCAACCGCGTCGCTCATCGGCGACGTGTTCGTCGAGGCTGGCTGCTATGTGGGGCCGGGTGCGAGCCTCAGGGGCGATTTCGGCCGGCTCCTCATGCGGCGCGGCAGCAACCTTCAGGACAATTGCATCGTGCATGGATTTCCGGGCACCGAAACCGAGATCGGGGAAGATGGGCACATCGGCCACGGTGCGGTAATCCACGGCTGCCGGATCGGGCGCAACGCGCTCGTCGGCATGAGTGCGGTTATCATGGATGGCGCAAAGGTTGGTGAGGACGCAATCGTCGCAGCGTTGAGTTTCGTGAAGGCCGGGTTCGAGGTTCCGCCGGCAACGCTCGTCGCCGGCATACCGGCGAGGGTCCTTCGCCCGCTCACCGAAAAGGAAAAGGCGTGGAAGATTCAAGGTACTCGCGAATACCAGGAGCTTGCCGTCCGGAGCCTGCGAACCATGACCGCGACGGAAGCGCTTGCGACCCTCGATGACGTTCGCCTCGCCCAACGCACCAAGGGCGAAACAGACCTCGTACCGCTCTACCGCGCCAGACAGGGATAG
- a CDS encoding MBL fold metallo-hydrolase: MPKAFASQGDLKEKKVRFDKLADGVFAYTAEGDPNAGVIIGDDGVMVIDALATPFQARRLIRRIRDVTKKPIRYLVLTHYHAVRVLGASAYRAGQIVASRGTYDLIGERGAQDFKSEAERFPRLFKKIETVPGLTWPTIVFDGSLTLWLGKREIRIEHLGKGHSKGDTVVWLPKERVLFSGDLVEQGAAPYCGDAYLNEWPGTLEKVRALGARKLVPGRGPALKTPRAVNVAIDGTQDFVRALLDTVQNGVRAREPLKSVFDRTYRALRPKYGELVIFEHCIPFNVSRAYDEASGIVDPRIWTAKRDKEMWKALQG, encoded by the coding sequence ATGCCCAAAGCTTTTGCCTCGCAGGGCGACCTCAAGGAGAAGAAAGTGCGCTTCGACAAGCTCGCCGACGGCGTCTTCGCTTACACCGCCGAGGGCGACCCAAACGCAGGCGTCATCATTGGCGATGACGGCGTCATGGTAATCGATGCGCTGGCGACCCCCTTTCAGGCGCGGCGGCTCATACGTCGCATCCGCGATGTCACGAAGAAACCGATCCGCTATCTCGTGCTCACCCACTACCATGCGGTACGCGTCTTGGGCGCATCCGCCTATCGTGCAGGCCAGATCGTCGCAAGCCGCGGAACTTATGACCTCATTGGGGAGCGCGGCGCCCAGGACTTCAAATCGGAAGCCGAGCGCTTTCCCCGCTTATTCAAAAAGATCGAGACGGTGCCGGGCCTCACCTGGCCGACGATCGTATTCGACGGAAGCCTCACGCTTTGGCTCGGCAAGCGGGAGATCAGGATTGAGCATCTTGGGAAGGGGCACTCCAAGGGTGACACCGTCGTCTGGCTGCCCAAGGAAAGGGTGCTGTTCTCGGGCGATCTGGTCGAGCAGGGTGCGGCACCCTATTGTGGCGATGCCTACTTGAACGAATGGCCAGGAACCCTTGAGAAAGTGCGCGCCCTCGGGGCGAGGAAGCTGGTGCCGGGTCGCGGCCCTGCCTTGAAGACACCGCGCGCGGTGAACGTCGCGATCGACGGTACGCAGGACTTCGTTCGCGCCCTCCTGGATACCGTTCAAAATGGGGTTCGCGCGCGCGAACCGCTCAAATCCGTTTTCGACCGCACCTATCGAGCGCTTCGGCCCAAATATGGGGAACTGGTGATTTTCGAGCACTGTATCCCTTTCAATGTAAGCCGCGCCTACGACGAGGCGAGCGGGATCGTCGATCCGCGCATTTGGACTGCCAAGCGCGACAAAGAGATGTGGAAGGCATTGCAGGGTTAG
- the pcaF gene encoding 3-oxoadipyl-CoA thiolase, with translation MSEAYICDAVRTPIGRYAGAISSVRADDLAAIPIKALMSRNSSVDWSKVDDVIFGCANQAGEDNRNVARMAALLAGLPTEVSGVTVNRLCGSGMEAVAQCARAIKTGEAEVMIAGGVESMSRAPFAMSKAESAFARTAEIYDTTIGWRFVNPLMKSQYGIDSMPETGENVAEEFQVTRQDQDAFAFRSQERAGRGIKAGVFKTEIVHVPISQRKGETKFVTEDEHPRPDTTMEALAKLPTPFRKNGTVTAGNASGVNDGSAALLIASERAVKRYGLSPKARVIGAATAGVPPRIMGIGPAPAVRKLLERLALKIGQIDVIELNEAFAAQALAVTRQLGLPDDAEHVNPNGGAIALGHPLGASGARLVATAAYELGRRSGRYALTTMCIGVGQGIAMAIERA, from the coding sequence ATGAGCGAAGCCTATATCTGCGATGCCGTTCGTACTCCGATCGGCCGCTACGCCGGCGCCATTTCGAGCGTGCGAGCCGACGACCTGGCTGCAATCCCGATCAAGGCCCTTATGTCGCGCAATTCGAGCGTGGATTGGTCGAAGGTCGATGACGTCATCTTTGGCTGCGCCAACCAAGCGGGCGAGGATAACCGCAACGTCGCACGAATGGCTGCACTGCTCGCGGGCCTGCCGACGGAAGTGTCGGGTGTAACGGTCAATCGGCTTTGCGGCTCCGGCATGGAGGCGGTCGCGCAATGCGCGCGCGCGATCAAGACGGGCGAGGCCGAGGTGATGATCGCAGGCGGGGTCGAAAGCATGAGCCGAGCACCTTTTGCGATGTCGAAGGCCGAATCCGCCTTTGCCCGCACGGCCGAAATCTACGACACGACGATCGGTTGGCGCTTCGTCAACCCGCTTATGAAGTCGCAATACGGTATCGATTCCATGCCCGAGACCGGCGAGAACGTGGCTGAGGAATTCCAGGTGACGCGGCAGGATCAGGACGCCTTCGCGTTCCGAAGCCAAGAGCGCGCCGGGCGCGGGATCAAAGCCGGTGTTTTCAAGACGGAGATCGTCCACGTACCGATCTCCCAGCGCAAAGGCGAGACGAAATTCGTCACGGAGGACGAGCACCCTCGCCCCGATACGACGATGGAGGCGCTGGCGAAATTACCGACGCCGTTTCGAAAGAACGGGACGGTAACCGCCGGCAATGCGTCGGGTGTGAACGATGGCTCGGCGGCCCTTTTGATCGCGTCGGAGCGGGCGGTAAAACGCTATGGGCTTTCGCCAAAGGCGCGCGTGATCGGTGCTGCGACGGCGGGCGTTCCCCCGCGAATCATGGGAATCGGGCCGGCCCCCGCGGTGCGCAAGCTGCTCGAGCGGCTCGCCCTCAAGATCGGTCAGATCGACGTGATCGAGCTCAATGAAGCCTTCGCAGCACAGGCCCTCGCCGTCACGCGGCAGCTTGGGTTGCCCGACGACGCGGAGCATGTCAACCCGAATGGCGGCGCCATTGCGCTCGGCCACCCGCTCGGGGCGAGCGGAGCGCGGCTCGTAGCGACGGCTGCATACGAGCTTGGTCGACGAAGTGGACGCTATGCGCTCACGACCATGTGCATCGGCGTGGGCCAGGGAATTGCGATGGCGATCGAGCGTGCGTGA
- the paaI gene encoding hydroxyphenylacetyl-CoA thioesterase PaaI, whose amino-acid sequence MARSRADDKAVRVAEDAGRTMYERDRAARALGIALLDVSPGFARMSMTVRPDMVNGHATCHGGLVFTLADTAFAYSCNSHNKNAVAQHCAITFVQPAHAGDLLTAEAVEQSLSGRSGVYDIKVTNQKGETVALFRGNSRVIKGEVVAGNQPSPEEPS is encoded by the coding sequence ATGGCCAGGTCCCGAGCGGACGATAAGGCGGTTCGCGTTGCCGAAGACGCGGGCCGCACCATGTACGAGCGCGATCGTGCGGCGCGAGCACTTGGTATAGCGCTTCTCGACGTGAGTCCAGGTTTCGCCCGCATGTCAATGACGGTGCGGCCGGACATGGTGAACGGCCACGCAACCTGTCATGGCGGACTCGTATTCACACTCGCCGATACGGCGTTCGCCTATTCCTGCAATTCCCACAACAAGAATGCCGTCGCACAACATTGCGCGATCACCTTCGTTCAACCCGCCCATGCGGGCGATCTTCTGACCGCGGAAGCGGTCGAGCAATCGCTTTCCGGCCGAAGCGGCGTCTACGATATCAAAGTGACCAACCAGAAAGGCGAGACGGTGGCACTTTTCCGGGGCAATTCGCGGGTCATCAAGGGTGAGGTCGTCGCGGGAAATCAACCATCGCCGGAGGAGCCATCATGA
- a CDS encoding Phenylacetic acid catabolic protein, which yields MAMDDTAIVARIAEGGKLGGADELSAGYRAELMRLMVVFVDSELAGAAGFADLINVAPGLKERSIAARIVAEKFAHAELVLDLLLRFGVNPSLYVRSHPWSARLARTLDLENRRIAGDKRLNVFHYPIEGWIDSVAMNMLMGTASAIQLGDLRDCSYAPLADAMATIVPRETAHAKLGESGLAKAIAEGDTSLSAQASVNYWYPRVVATFGRLDSERFELYRRYGLRRHSNVELLGRWESEIASRLERLGLEAAATR from the coding sequence ATGGCAATGGATGACACAGCAATCGTCGCCCGCATTGCAGAGGGGGGGAAGCTCGGCGGTGCCGACGAGCTGTCGGCCGGCTACCGCGCCGAACTCATGCGTCTCATGGTGGTCTTTGTCGACTCCGAATTGGCGGGTGCGGCGGGGTTCGCCGATCTGATCAATGTAGCGCCCGGCCTCAAGGAACGAAGCATCGCCGCACGCATCGTCGCGGAGAAATTCGCCCACGCCGAGCTGGTCCTCGATCTCCTGCTGCGCTTTGGCGTCAATCCGAGCCTCTATGTCCGGTCCCACCCCTGGTCGGCGCGGTTGGCTCGCACGCTCGATCTCGAAAACCGGCGCATTGCCGGTGACAAACGCCTGAATGTCTTCCATTACCCCATCGAAGGGTGGATCGACTCCGTTGCGATGAACATGCTGATGGGGACCGCGAGCGCCATTCAACTCGGCGACCTGCGCGACTGTTCCTACGCTCCTCTCGCGGACGCGATGGCAACGATCGTACCGCGCGAGACGGCGCACGCGAAGCTTGGCGAGTCCGGCCTGGCGAAGGCGATCGCGGAGGGCGACACGTCCCTTTCGGCGCAAGCCTCGGTAAATTATTGGTACCCGCGTGTCGTGGCCACCTTCGGTCGCCTCGACAGCGAGCGTTTCGAGCTTTACCGCAGATACGGACTGAGGCGGCATTCGAACGTCGAGCTGCTTGGTCGCTGGGAAAGCGAGATTGCCAGTCGCCTGGAGCGCCTCGGGCTCGAAGCGGCGGCGACGCGCTGA
- a CDS encoding FAD-dependent oxidoreductase yields the protein MSSHQYRHYGYRPANEMSGRLHQVVIVGAGPVGLAAAIDLAQHGVECVVIDEDDTVSVGSRAICWAKRTLEIFARLGAVEAMMAKGITWNRGRVFHGDRELYSFDLLRELGHKYPAFINLQQYYVEEALVARSAQLETIDLRWRHKLVGLRAGGDAVWLDVETPEGSYVLTAQFLIAADGARSTTRHLLGLEFEGRVFEDRFLIADVRMRADFPTERWFWFAPPFHPGPSALLHRQADDIWRIDLQLGPDVDPDEERKPDRVIPRLKAMLGPDRPFELEWVSVYRFQCRMLDRFRHGRVIFVGDSAHQVSPFGARGGNSGIQDADNLSWKLALVLAGRAPEALIDTYDSERVPAARENVRVTTATTDFMSAKGPSAVAFRDAVLELAETTPCARAFLNSGRLSLPAILRNSSLNTPDSDTFSGLLVPGAPASDAPVECRGALGWLLDELAGTFTLLVFGDAISAKAACESLPPRSPALRLVSIDATGKGSRDLIDVKGIAAERYDAEEGSAYLLRPDQHVAARWRKIEGGALKSALDRAVGLKVRTGE from the coding sequence ATGAGCAGCCACCAATACCGGCACTACGGCTATCGTCCGGCCAATGAGATGTCGGGCCGGCTCCACCAAGTCGTTATCGTAGGAGCGGGGCCGGTCGGGCTTGCCGCTGCGATCGACCTTGCTCAGCACGGCGTGGAATGCGTCGTCATCGACGAGGACGATACCGTCAGCGTCGGCAGCCGCGCCATCTGCTGGGCCAAACGCACGCTTGAGATTTTTGCCCGTCTCGGCGCGGTGGAAGCGATGATGGCGAAGGGCATCACCTGGAACCGCGGCCGCGTGTTCCACGGCGATCGCGAACTCTACAGCTTCGATCTCCTGCGGGAGCTCGGTCACAAATACCCGGCCTTTATCAACCTCCAACAATATTATGTCGAGGAGGCGCTCGTCGCGCGCTCCGCCCAGTTGGAAACGATCGACCTTCGTTGGCGTCACAAGCTCGTGGGCTTGCGAGCGGGAGGGGACGCCGTTTGGCTCGATGTCGAGACGCCGGAGGGTAGCTACGTCTTGACCGCCCAGTTCCTGATCGCAGCCGATGGCGCGCGGAGTACGACGCGCCACCTCCTCGGACTGGAGTTCGAAGGCCGCGTTTTCGAGGATCGCTTCCTGATCGCCGACGTCAGGATGAGGGCGGATTTTCCGACCGAGCGTTGGTTCTGGTTCGCACCTCCCTTTCACCCAGGTCCTTCGGCGCTGCTTCACCGCCAGGCCGATGATATCTGGCGCATCGATCTCCAACTTGGCCCCGACGTCGACCCAGACGAAGAGCGAAAACCCGATCGCGTGATCCCCCGGCTCAAGGCGATGCTCGGGCCGGACCGGCCATTCGAACTCGAGTGGGTCAGTGTTTACCGATTTCAGTGTCGGATGCTGGATCGTTTTCGCCACGGCCGTGTGATCTTTGTCGGCGATTCGGCGCACCAGGTCTCGCCTTTCGGCGCTCGCGGCGGCAATTCGGGCATACAGGATGCCGACAATCTCTCATGGAAACTCGCACTCGTCCTTGCCGGCCGAGCACCCGAGGCCCTCATCGACACTTACGATAGCGAGCGCGTACCTGCTGCACGCGAGAATGTCCGCGTCACCACCGCGACGACGGATTTCATGTCCGCGAAGGGCCCCTCGGCCGTTGCATTCCGCGACGCCGTGCTCGAGCTTGCCGAGACGACTCCTTGCGCGCGCGCATTCCTGAACAGCGGCCGGCTTTCGCTGCCGGCGATCCTTCGCAACTCGAGCCTCAACACGCCCGACAGCGACACGTTTTCGGGCCTGCTCGTGCCAGGCGCTCCTGCCTCCGACGCGCCGGTCGAGTGCCGCGGCGCACTGGGCTGGCTGCTCGACGAACTCGCCGGCACCTTCACGCTGCTTGTATTCGGAGACGCGATTTCGGCAAAAGCCGCCTGTGAGTCATTGCCCCCTCGCTCGCCCGCACTCCGTCTCGTCTCGATCGATGCGACGGGCAAGGGATCGCGAGACTTGATCGACGTCAAGGGCATTGCCGCAGAGCGCTACGATGCCGAGGAGGGTAGCGCCTATTTGCTGCGCCCGGATCAGCATGTCGCCGCACGCTGGCGGAAGATTGAGGGTGGGGCACTCAAGTCTGCTCTTGACCGTGCTGTTGGGCTCAAGGTTCGAACAGGGGAGTAA
- a CDS encoding DUF2783 domain-containing protein has protein sequence MSAVLRETLNVASPDELYELLIKAHEGLSEAECLKLDAKLIILLSNHIGDIDVLRSAIAKAKERE, from the coding sequence ATGTCCGCGGTATTGCGCGAAACCTTGAATGTCGCTTCACCGGACGAGCTTTATGAATTGCTGATAAAGGCGCATGAGGGCCTTAGCGAGGCAGAGTGCCTCAAGCTCGATGCCAAGCTCATCATCCTCCTCTCGAATCATATCGGGGATATCGACGTCCTTCGCAGTGCGATCGCGAAGGCCAAAGAGCGCGAATAG
- the paaK gene encoding phenylacetate--CoA ligase PaaK, which translates to MKSVPTYKGGLDPIETASRDEIAALQIKRLKKTLKHAYANVPHYRKKFDDAGVHPRDFRQIEDLAKLPFTTKEDLRQNYPFGMFAVPRDKVVRIHASSGTTGKPTVVGYTKGDIDAWAALMARSIRAAGGKPGDIVHVAYGYGLFTGGLGAHYGAERLGCTVIPISSGMTERQVQLIRDFKPDIIMVTPSYMLAIGDEFVRQGFDPRESSLRIGIHGAEPWTEAMRKEIEAHFDIDAVDIYGLSEVMGPGVAIECVETKDGPTIWEDHFFPEIIDPATTEPLADGELGEMVFTTLTKQAFPVIRYRTRDLTRLAPPSARSFRRFTRIMGRTDDMLIIRGVNIFPTQIEELILKDERLSPHYVLEVRREERLDSLTVVVEGGMGLSSTLANTAARSLEHAIKAYVGVNTDVKVVPANTVERSMGKAKRIVDLRPQR; encoded by the coding sequence ATGAAATCAGTGCCGACGTACAAGGGCGGCCTCGATCCGATCGAGACCGCAAGCCGGGACGAAATCGCGGCACTCCAGATAAAGCGCCTCAAGAAGACGCTCAAGCATGCCTATGCGAACGTGCCCCACTACCGCAAGAAGTTCGACGACGCCGGGGTGCATCCCCGCGATTTCAGGCAAATCGAAGACCTCGCCAAGTTACCGTTTACGACCAAGGAAGATTTGCGCCAGAACTACCCCTTCGGAATGTTCGCCGTGCCGCGGGACAAAGTCGTGCGAATCCATGCCTCGAGCGGCACCACCGGCAAGCCGACCGTGGTCGGCTACACAAAGGGCGATATCGACGCGTGGGCAGCGTTGATGGCGCGTTCGATCCGTGCTGCGGGCGGTAAACCGGGCGACATCGTGCATGTCGCCTACGGCTATGGCCTTTTTACGGGCGGCCTCGGCGCCCATTACGGCGCTGAGCGTCTCGGCTGCACGGTCATTCCAATCTCGAGCGGCATGACCGAGAGGCAAGTTCAGCTCATCCGGGATTTCAAGCCCGACATCATCATGGTGACCCCGAGCTATATGCTCGCGATCGGGGACGAGTTCGTGCGTCAGGGCTTCGATCCGCGCGAATCGTCGCTGCGGATCGGCATCCACGGTGCTGAACCCTGGACCGAGGCGATGCGCAAGGAGATCGAGGCCCATTTCGATATCGACGCGGTCGACATCTACGGTCTGTCGGAGGTCATGGGACCCGGCGTTGCGATCGAATGCGTCGAGACCAAGGATGGACCCACGATCTGGGAGGACCATTTTTTCCCCGAAATCATCGATCCCGCCACGACGGAGCCGCTTGCCGACGGCGAGCTGGGCGAGATGGTCTTCACCACACTCACGAAGCAAGCGTTTCCCGTCATACGGTATCGCACCCGCGATCTTACACGTCTCGCTCCACCTTCGGCGCGGAGCTTTCGTCGCTTCACGCGGATAATGGGGCGCACCGACGACATGCTGATTATTCGTGGCGTGAATATCTTTCCAACACAGATCGAGGAACTCATTCTCAAGGACGAACGCCTCTCGCCGCACTATGTGCTCGAGGTGCGACGTGAAGAAAGACTCGACAGCTTGACCGTGGTCGTCGAGGGGGGGATGGGCTTGTCCTCGACGTTGGCGAATACCGCCGCCCGTTCGCTCGAGCACGCGATCAAGGCCTATGTCGGCGTCAATACCGACGTGAAAGTCGTTCCCGCGAATACGGTCGAGCGCTCGATGGGCAAGGCCAAGCGCATCGTCGATTTGCGGCCGCAGCGCTGA
- a CDS encoding VTT domain-containing protein: MGSIYHHVVQTVGANQHLAYALVFFLAFSESFPVLGSIIPGTSIILAIAALVPSGAVDIWWLLGSAILGAILGDGFSYWLGYRYHEQILAMWPFRRYPQLISVGRAQIEKHGGKSVFIARFTPAIRAVVPIVAGILRMGPWRFYLVNVASAFAWAVSHIIPAVVAGASLVLAGEVGGRLLALIVILIVVLWVIITVVRRIVRQGLPILANKLFQLWHWARGHDNWVSREILSALDPTHNEVKGLLGLIGLLVLSGWALVGIVREVVTGDPLSRADQAVFNFMQAMRTVWGDRVMVVLTELGDAVVTVAVVLAVTLWLAARRAWRALAYWLGAFAFAALCVELFKLVLRAPRPIQLGAGTNSFAFPSGHAAIAATVYGFLTLLIARELAPRPRQMVAASAALLVILIAFSRLYLGANWSSDVIAGLAFALAWTAGLGIVYLSHVPQNIGARALLTIASLAFVIVGTLHVADNYTLDTARYAPQPATERMAADLWWNDGWATQPARRIDLGGGLEEPITVQWVGSVVDLRSRLLARGWREPPELGLTSVLAWLNPSADLEELPTLTRLHDGRPARLILIYPEGTTRNGVRSRLILRLWRSNLRIEDSPHNTYRLWLGAVVEQRIAHLGTLVSFAVPMRDENAPRALLETALAPVKVVKRKGFADASGWNGWVLLAHDTTVSLPTPDMPSEH, translated from the coding sequence ATGGGCAGCATTTATCACCACGTCGTCCAAACCGTCGGCGCCAACCAGCACCTTGCTTACGCGCTCGTTTTCTTCCTTGCCTTCTCGGAGTCTTTCCCCGTCCTCGGATCGATCATACCGGGAACCTCGATTATCCTCGCGATCGCGGCCCTTGTACCGAGTGGCGCCGTAGACATCTGGTGGCTGCTCGGGTCGGCGATCCTGGGTGCGATCCTGGGAGATGGGTTTTCCTACTGGCTCGGCTATCGCTACCACGAGCAGATCCTCGCGATGTGGCCGTTCCGGAGGTATCCGCAACTCATCTCGGTCGGCCGCGCGCAAATCGAAAAGCATGGCGGCAAAAGCGTCTTCATTGCCCGCTTTACCCCGGCGATTCGCGCGGTCGTGCCGATCGTCGCGGGAATCCTGCGGATGGGTCCTTGGCGCTTCTATCTGGTGAACGTCGCTTCGGCTTTCGCGTGGGCCGTGTCGCACATCATCCCAGCCGTGGTGGCCGGTGCGTCCCTCGTACTCGCCGGCGAGGTCGGCGGACGGCTCCTCGCCCTCATCGTCATTCTGATTGTCGTCCTCTGGGTGATCATCACCGTCGTTCGCCGTATCGTGCGCCAGGGACTCCCGATTCTCGCGAATAAGCTCTTCCAGTTGTGGCACTGGGCGCGAGGTCACGACAACTGGGTGAGTCGCGAAATTCTGTCCGCCCTTGATCCGACCCACAATGAAGTGAAGGGCTTGCTCGGGCTTATCGGCCTGCTCGTCCTTTCGGGCTGGGCGCTCGTGGGCATCGTGCGCGAGGTCGTGACGGGCGACCCACTATCGCGCGCCGATCAAGCAGTGTTCAATTTCATGCAGGCCATGCGAACGGTTTGGGGCGACCGGGTCATGGTCGTCCTGACCGAGCTTGGCGACGCCGTGGTAACGGTTGCGGTGGTGCTTGCCGTAACACTTTGGCTTGCCGCCCGGCGGGCGTGGCGGGCATTGGCCTACTGGCTAGGCGCGTTTGCCTTTGCGGCCCTTTGCGTCGAGTTATTCAAACTCGTCCTGCGCGCACCACGGCCGATTCAGCTCGGCGCCGGAACGAACTCGTTCGCTTTTCCCTCCGGCCACGCCGCAATCGCAGCAACGGTGTATGGATTCCTCACGCTTCTCATCGCGCGCGAACTTGCACCTCGTCCACGTCAGATGGTTGCGGCCTCAGCGGCGCTATTGGTCATTCTCATCGCATTCTCACGCCTCTACCTCGGCGCGAATTGGTCGTCGGACGTAATTGCCGGCCTTGCGTTTGCCCTTGCGTGGACAGCGGGCCTTGGCATTGTCTATCTAAGTCACGTCCCTCAAAACATCGGTGCGCGTGCCCTGCTCACCATTGCTTCACTTGCCTTCGTCATCGTTGGCACGCTCCATGTCGCGGACAACTATACTCTCGATACGGCTCGATACGCGCCCCAACCGGCGACCGAGCGAATGGCCGCCGATCTCTGGTGGAACGACGGTTGGGCAACCCAGCCGGCGCGACGCATCGATCTCGGGGGTGGTCTCGAGGAGCCGATTACCGTGCAATGGGTCGGCTCAGTCGTCGATTTGAGATCGCGCCTCTTGGCGCGAGGGTGGAGGGAGCCCCCCGAACTCGGCCTTACATCTGTCCTGGCTTGGCTCAATCCAAGTGCCGATCTCGAGGAACTGCCGACACTCACACGACTGCATGATGGACGCCCCGCGCGCCTGATACTCATCTATCCCGAGGGGACGACGCGCAATGGGGTACGCTCGCGGTTGATACTGCGGCTCTGGCGTTCGAATCTTCGCATCGAGGACAGTCCGCACAACACGTATCGGCTCTGGCTCGGCGCTGTCGTCGAACAGCGCATCGCCCATCTCGGCACGCTTGTTTCATTTGCCGTGCCGATGCGCGATGAAAATGCTCCACGCGCGCTACTGGAAACTGCCTTGGCGCCAGTCAAGGTCGTAAAGCGCAAGGGTTTTGCCGATGCCTCGGGCTGGAATGGTTGGGTCCTTCTCGCCCACGATACCACCGTTTCCCTGCCGACTCCCGATATGCCATCGGAGCATTAA
- a CDS encoding flavodoxin domain-containing protein — MADILILVGTESGNAQMVADLLQDELGKDGHNIEVMSRGDARDARLAERSVVLVCCSTHGEGELPENIRPLHDSLGTEKPALAHIRYGVIALGDQTYRETFCRGGKKMDALFAGLGAQRLGERLEIDACTQPLPDEEALDWAREWVNLL, encoded by the coding sequence ATGGCGGATATCCTCATTCTCGTCGGCACGGAATCCGGGAATGCCCAGATGGTCGCCGATCTTTTGCAGGACGAGCTCGGCAAGGATGGCCACAACATCGAAGTCATGAGTCGCGGGGACGCTCGAGACGCAAGGCTCGCCGAACGTTCGGTGGTGCTTGTTTGCTGCTCGACCCATGGCGAGGGCGAGCTACCGGAGAATATCCGACCGCTCCATGACTCGCTCGGAACGGAGAAGCCTGCGCTCGCTCATATTCGCTATGGCGTGATAGCACTTGGCGACCAAACCTATCGCGAGACATTTTGCCGGGGTGGTAAGAAGATGGATGCGCTCTTCGCCGGCCTAGGTGCGCAACGTTTGGGGGAACGGCTTGAGATCGACGCCTGTACGCAACCCCTCCCGGACGAGGAAGCGCTCGACTGGGCGCGGGAGTGGGTGAACCTGCTATAG